In Bordetella genomosp. 11, the sequence ACGAGCGGGTGTAGGCCTGGACGATGGGCAGCAGCGAATACGTGGCCAGGGCCGGGGCTTCGTCGGTCAGCGTGTAGATGATCTTCGACGTGGTAGACATTTGCTCGTGAACCTCACTCAACGGTGGAATAGCGGAAAGTCTGGATGTGTCCGGTCCCTGCGACGTCTCCGGCGGTCGCGCGCGGGAGGGCCTGCGGCGCGCCGGGGGCTGCGGCGAATGCGCCGTGGTCGCGTACGGGCGGGGGTCGTTACAGAGTTTAGCACCGGCGCCCCCGGGCCCCGGGGGCGCCCCGCCCTGGCCGCGCGGTGCCCGCCTTTCAGCTGCGCGTGAGGCTGGGAATGGAATAAATGTCACCGCCGGCGTGTTATTCCTGGTGGTCGACGCAAGGCCGCAAGCCGCGGCGCGCCGTGATTCGATGTTGGAGTTGTCATGAAGCTGCAGGACCTGTCTACCCCCGAGTTCTATCGCGATCCCTACCCGCTTTACGAGAAAATGCGCGCGCGCGGCAAGCTGTTCAATGTCGCGCCGCATATCCTGATGACCGGTCATTACGACATGATCGACGCCATCCTGCTGGATCGCCGCATGGGCAAGGGTTATATGGAAAGCATCCGCGCCCGCTACGGCGAGGACGGCCCGGCCCAGCCGATCTTCCAGGGCCTGGCGCGCATGTTCCTGATGATGAACCCGCCGACGCATACGCGCCTGCGGGCGCTGCTGATGAAAGCCTTCGACGCGCGGCGGGTGGACGGCCTGCGCCAGGTCTGCCAGGAAGTCGCCGACGGGCTGATCGACGCTTTCCCCCGTGGCCAGGCCTTCGACCTTGTGCCGGCCTACAGCCAGCCCCTGCCGGTGCGCATCATCTGCCGCCTGCTGGACATCCCGGTGGCGGACGCGGACATGCTGGAGCGCGACGTCAGCCAGCTGGTGCAGGCGCTGGAAGCCGCGCCGCTGGACGCGCCGGCCCTGGAGAAAGTCAATGCTGCCATGCACAACGTCGAGGATTATTTCCGCCGAGTGGTGGAGGCGCGTCGCCGGCAGCCGGGGGGCGACCTGGTCTCCGTGCTGCTGTCGGTCGAAGAGGATGGCCAGGGATTGACGGAAGACGAAATCGTCTCGAACGTGATCCTGCTGTTCGTGGCGGGCCACGAGACTACGGCCAACATGATCGGCAACGCGCTGATCGCCCTGCACCGGCATCCGGACCAGTTGCGTCTGCTCGCCGGGCAGCCGGAGCTGCTGCCCAGGGCCATCAACGAATGCATGCGCTACGACAGTTCGGTCCAGTTCATCACGCGCATGGCGCTGGAGGACACCGAAGCCGGCGGTATCGCGCTGCCCAAGGGGTCCATCGTCTTCATGAGCCTGGGCGCCGCCAACCGCGATCCCGGGCGCTTCGCCGACGCGGACCGGCTGCTGATCGAACGCAACGAAGGCGGCAACCGGCTGATTGCCTTCGGCGGCGGGATCCATTACTGCCTGGGGGCGCGGCTGGCGGCGATGGAATTGCAGATCGGGTTGGGTACCTTGCTGGCGCGCCTGCCCGGCATGAGACTGGTGGACCTGGATGCCTTGCAATGGCGCAAGCGCAATACCGTGCGCGGGGTGGAGGCGCTGGTCGTCACGGCTTGAACGGCGGGGGGTGCGGGTAGGGCAACGCCGGATGGATCCGCCATCGCTTGCGGGCACCGGCACCGCGGCATTGCAAGCGTGGCGCCGGCGGAACGGGCCCCTGCCCCGTGGCACAGACGGCTTCTTGTCCAAAGGAGCTGAGGCCATGTTTTCCAACCCCGGTCCGGTCAACAGCGGTACTTTCCACAACGGCACTTCCAACGCCTCATATTCCCCGGCGGCCGGCGACGGCGTCCTGGATGTTTCCCGTATCGATCGTGTCACGGCCCGTATGGGCCATGAAATCTTGTCTTATCTGGGCGAAAAACTATCGCCCCAGGACATCGCATTCATCCATGCCCGGGGAAGCCGAGGCAAACCCCATCTGGCGGAGTACTGCTTCGATGGCTTGGTGGAATGTCTCTATGGGGGCTCTCCAGGACAGAGCCCGGCAAAGGCGGCGGCTTATTACACCGCCAGGTTGGGGCTAGAGACGGAAACGCGCGCGCTCACCGGCATGCTCGCGAACGAAGCCTTGGCGAAAGAAGCAGGGGACAAGCTTGTGCACGAGCTTGATGCCTTGCGAGACATCAAGGAACAGGGAAAACGCAGCCGGGAGCAAATGGCGAAATTGCTCGAAGAGGCCAAGCGCATTTTCACGCAGTGCGGCATCCACGAAGAAGCGCAGGTGGTCGAATCCGTTCAGATCATCGATGCAGTTCTGTGGAATATCGACCGTTTCGGGGAGCCGGACATGTCGGCGCCGCCGACGGGCTTTTGCAGCCTTTATGCCAAGCCCGTCAAAGACTTTTGCGAGTATGAGGTCGCGGTGGCGATGGATCCGTGGCCGATCCTGGACGCGTTTCGGTCTCCGGCAAAGCCTGCGTCCTCACTCGACGAACGCTGGCTGCAGGGTACGCAAGCCTCGGCACGGCAGGCAAGGCTCATGGCGGGAGGCCTGAAGGAAATACTGGCGCCCTACGCGAAAGTCTCGTCGCAAGACGAGCAAAGCGGCGAAATCTACGAGGCAATCACCCAAGCGCTGCGTAACCATCGCTGACCGGCCCCGTTTGCTGGCCGCTGACTTCGTCCGATGTTTGTCCGATTCTTTGCGTGTGCCGGAATCCGCCTATGGACCCCGGCACATAGCCTTTCCGTGCCAGCTCGGCGCTCACATAGAGGGATAGACTATGCAAATCGGTTCCAGCCTCCCATCGCACGTTCCCGCGTGGCCGCTTATCCCCGACCAGGCGCCGATGGCTCTGCCGGCGGATGGATCCATCGCCACGCTGATCGCGTCCGTCGGCGCGCGTGCCGTCGATCCCGAGCCTGCCCAGCAAGAGGCGGTGCCACAGCATGTGTTGGTGGAGAATGCTCCCACCGCCCGTGAAGCGGTGTATCGCTGGCTTGAGGGCATGACGGACGTTCTGAAGGAACACGGCGCGTACAACACCGCCATCGACAACTACACAGCCATCCATCCGCAGGCCACGCGCAGGCAGGCCGAGAAATTGTTCGCCATCGGCCTGGTCCGCGCCGTGGTCGATCCCCTTCCCGGGCGTTTCCTATCGCCGGCGAATGGGAGCGACCACGCCCCCGGCAGGTCCGATGCGGCCAACGCCTATCGCTGGCAGCGCGTCATGAAGGTGCTGAAAGACAGCGGTGCCTATGCGGCCGGAATCGCGCATTACCAGGTATATCGGGTCCAGCGCCTGGCGCAAGTATGCAAGGAGTGGGCCGTGTTCTTCAAGGGCCGGGGGATGGACGATGCGAGTATCGAAAAGCTCCTGCCCGAACGCCCGCAGCTGATGAGTTGGGAGAAGGCCAACTTGACGTTCAGCGGCCAGCTGATGCGGGTCGGCGACCCACGGCACCTGTCCCGGTATCTGGACAAAGCCGAACATCCCGCCAGGATCGAACCTTCCCCGCCTCTGGTGAGACAGCGCTACGCCTGACCGGCGCGCGGGCGGCAGTGCCAGGCTGCAAGCCAGTAGGCAATGGATCCTGTACGCAGGCTATCCGGCTGCCGCCCCATCCCGTTTGTGCCCCATCCCGCTCGCGCGTCCTGAGCGGCGGTACGCCCGCCATTGCATGGCCAGCGCGACCAGCACCAGCGCGTAACCGATGCCGTCCGATACCGCCCCCGGATACACCAGCGCGAAGCCCGCCACGATGAACATGACCCGTTGCAGGGCCGATGCCTGCACCAGCAGCCAGCCCTGGAATCCCGCCGCCAGCGCGAAGATCCCCGCCGCGGCCGTGAGGGCGACTTCGGCGATCTGCCAGATGCTTGCCGTCGCCAGGGCCTGGGCCGATCCCATCAGCAGCAGGCTCTGCCCGCTGGGCGCCAGCACGAAAATGAACGGCACCAGGAAGGCCGGGATGGTGTACTTCCAGCATTGCATCGTCGTGCGGTAGGGATCGGCCCCCGTGATGGCCGCCGCCGCGAAGGGCGATAGCGCGGTCGGCGGCGAGACCTCCGACAGCACGGCGTAGTAGAAGATGAACATGTGCGCCGCATAGTCCGGCACGCCCAGCTTGATCAGCGCCGGCGCGGCGATGACGGCGCAGATGATGTACGACGCGGTGACCGGCACGGCCAGCCCGATGATCCACACCACCAGCGCG encodes:
- a CDS encoding cytochrome P450, with the translated sequence MKLQDLSTPEFYRDPYPLYEKMRARGKLFNVAPHILMTGHYDMIDAILLDRRMGKGYMESIRARYGEDGPAQPIFQGLARMFLMMNPPTHTRLRALLMKAFDARRVDGLRQVCQEVADGLIDAFPRGQAFDLVPAYSQPLPVRIICRLLDIPVADADMLERDVSQLVQALEAAPLDAPALEKVNAAMHNVEDYFRRVVEARRRQPGGDLVSVLLSVEEDGQGLTEDEIVSNVILLFVAGHETTANMIGNALIALHRHPDQLRLLAGQPELLPRAINECMRYDSSVQFITRMALEDTEAGGIALPKGSIVFMSLGAANRDPGRFADADRLLIERNEGGNRLIAFGGGIHYCLGARLAAMELQIGLGTLLARLPGMRLVDLDALQWRKRNTVRGVEALVVTA